From Synoicihabitans lomoniglobus, the proteins below share one genomic window:
- a CDS encoding Fpg/Nei family DNA glycosylase produces the protein MPELAEVDFYRKRWHLAAVGQAVTRVRAHAAKKIFREAPATTIRRALTGATLVDSTAAAKQMVFRFDNGSWLGVHLGMTGQLTAAPPGHRADKHDHLILDTTKHALVFTDPRMFGGVRFHAGPEAPDWWTKIAPALTSAAFTKTALSDFLRRRARAPIKAVLLMQERFPGIGNWMADEILWRAQIHPAQPAGSLLPPEVSQLYREIRTVCRNAMKNIAGAGDYLPHDLNVGIPDTWLFNHRWRDGGTCPRSGVPLERAEIGGRTSCWSPVRQILRPS, from the coding sequence ATGCCCGAACTCGCCGAAGTCGATTTTTACCGCAAACGCTGGCACCTCGCCGCCGTCGGCCAGGCGGTGACACGGGTGCGCGCTCATGCGGCCAAGAAGATCTTCCGCGAAGCCCCGGCCACTACGATTCGTCGCGCTTTGACCGGAGCAACTCTGGTGGATTCGACGGCAGCCGCGAAGCAGATGGTTTTTCGTTTCGACAACGGGTCCTGGCTGGGCGTGCACCTTGGAATGACGGGGCAACTCACCGCCGCCCCGCCCGGCCACCGCGCCGACAAGCACGATCATCTGATTCTCGACACCACGAAACACGCCCTCGTTTTCACCGACCCGCGCATGTTCGGCGGCGTGCGATTTCACGCCGGACCGGAAGCCCCGGATTGGTGGACGAAAATCGCCCCGGCACTGACTTCCGCCGCGTTCACCAAAACCGCCTTGAGCGATTTCCTGCGTCGACGTGCCCGCGCGCCGATCAAAGCTGTGCTGCTCATGCAGGAACGATTCCCCGGCATCGGCAATTGGATGGCCGACGAAATTCTCTGGCGCGCTCAGATTCATCCGGCGCAGCCCGCCGGGTCTTTGTTGCCCCCCGAGGTGTCCCAGCTCTATCGCGAGATTCGCACCGTCTGTCGCAACGCCATGAAAAACATCGCCGGAGCTGGTGACTACCTCCCCCATGACCTCAATGTCGGCATCCCCGACACGTGGTTGTTCAACCACCGTTGGCGCGACGGCGGCACCTGTCCGCGCAGTGGCGTGCCTCTCGAACGCGCCGAAATCGGTGGCCGCACCAGCTGCTGGTCTCCGGTTCGCCAGATCCTGCGTCCGTCATGA
- a CDS encoding TlyA family RNA methyltransferase, with the protein MSNAAKQRLDELLVERGLATSRAQAKALIMAGRVRLGTERLDKPGKTYPSDLPLEVDQPPRFVSRGGEKLQGFLEQFSINLTGAHVLDVGASTGGFSDCALQAGAADVVCVDVGRAQLHAKLRNDDRVTNLEKLNARSITADDLPRALYDAVVMDLSFISLRKVLPAVWPLVATQGRLIALVKPQFEAGKAEVDKGRGIIRDEAVQARVLAEVKDFALTQLEGSTLIGTMDSPIVGTDGNREFLLGLRRG; encoded by the coding sequence ATGAGTAACGCCGCTAAACAACGTCTCGACGAGTTGCTGGTGGAGCGCGGCCTCGCCACTTCCCGCGCCCAGGCCAAGGCGCTCATTATGGCCGGTCGCGTGCGCCTCGGCACTGAACGGCTCGACAAACCTGGCAAGACCTACCCATCCGACCTTCCGCTGGAGGTGGATCAACCGCCCCGCTTCGTCAGTCGTGGTGGCGAGAAACTCCAAGGCTTCCTCGAGCAATTTTCGATCAATCTCACCGGCGCTCACGTGCTCGACGTCGGCGCCTCGACCGGCGGCTTTAGCGACTGTGCTCTGCAAGCGGGTGCCGCCGACGTGGTGTGTGTCGACGTCGGTCGCGCCCAGCTCCACGCCAAATTGCGCAATGACGACCGCGTCACCAATCTGGAGAAACTCAACGCCCGTTCGATCACGGCCGACGACCTGCCTCGTGCCCTTTACGACGCGGTCGTGATGGACCTGTCCTTTATCTCGCTGCGCAAAGTGCTGCCGGCGGTGTGGCCGTTGGTGGCGACCCAAGGCCGCCTCATCGCCTTGGTCAAACCACAGTTTGAAGCCGGCAAAGCCGAGGTCGACAAGGGTCGTGGTATCATCCGCGACGAGGCGGTGCAGGCGCGCGTTTTGGCTGAGGTGAAGGACTTCGCCCTGACCCAGCTCGAAGGTTCGACGCTCATTGGCACGATGGACTCCCCCATCGTCGGCACCGACGGCAACCGTGAGTTTCTGCTCGGACTCCGCCGCGGTTAA